Genomic DNA from Solanum dulcamara chromosome 4, daSolDulc1.2, whole genome shotgun sequence:
TGTGACTATCTAGAGCCTGTTTAGACGGGCTATGCCAGAGACTATCTAGAGCCTGTTTAGACAGGCTATGCCAGAGACTATCTATAGTCAGTTAGGATAGGGAGGGTAGGTTAGCCAAACAGAAAGAGAAATGGAGGATTTTCCCAGCTTGCATCTGGTGGACAatatggaaagaaagaaatcaGAGATGCTTTGAAGATAAAGGAAGCTCCATCCAgaagtttaaaataaattgtctagccctattttatttttggtgtaaacaagaATGTATAGCAGAGACACAAAATATTGTTGATGCTTTAGATTACATTTCGAGAGGTGTCGGGTTAAGTTGGGCGAACTCTTCATTTGTGTTGCCGCACCCGTGTCATACGAGATGGATGCGGATGCAGGTGCGGGTGCGGGATACGTGTGGTATTCGGTCAACCCACATCAAATACTTTGACCAAGAGTCCACAGACAAATTTGGGGGGAAAATGAGATTttgataaaagataaaatagattTAAAGGCATGAGGAATGGAATACCTTCAATATTATAATCTTTTTGTCTCTTTTTTAGCTTTTCCTCTTGGTCAATATTCATTGCTTCATGTTTCAAGCCAAACAGAGAGATGCTAAATATTCAAGCGGTTGTGTTTCGACTTTTGGTAGACAGTAGCAATGATTTGTAAGGAGAGTTGGTAAAACGTCTTGAAtggctttctttttcttttctgaggGGAAGaatattttatctttataactatatttttatattatttaatatttttagctGAATCCCCGCACCCGTATCCATACTCGAATTCGTATccccgaatcttaaaatttatattatgcCGAATCCGACTCTCGGATTCGCATCCGTCTCGGACACCCGCACCTGAGTCCGAACAACTTAGGTGTCAGGACATCTTGTAATTCTGACTTTTGGGCTTGACCACACAACTTGTGCAGTCAATTCTATTTATAAAACTTGTTATGTGAATTGATCCAAGTGTTAATCCAATGTGAATTAAAATACCCAACCCATATGAATTGATCCAACTCACCCATATAATTAAATCCAAGACTTGATTATGAACCCCCACTGTGATCCTTTTTATTCCTCACATATTCCTCTAATATTGCTGTCTTTTAAGTAGGATTCTGCAATCAGTTAAGAAAATGAATGTTTGGCCCTTTTCTGTAAAAAGAATCACAAATTTTGTAACAGCAGAAAACGGCCCCCAAATCTGATATCTTACTTATCAAAGAAGAAAGGACACAGGCCCTTCTAATCCAATCATTTCgttcttttcttctttgaaATTTGGGCTCTCAAAAGGTTGAAAGTATCCAAGGATCAAATGTGTTAAAAGAGGCAATCCTTGCCGTTTCTCAAGCTAAACAAGATGCATCTATCAAACAAGCCAACTTTAAAAGTTCAGGGATATTTAGAAGTTTTCACTGAACAGCCTATTCAACATTACGAATTATAGAATGCATGCAGCACTATATGCTATAAAATAGTCActaattttctcaaaatcaaAAGGAGGCACAGacatatttcaagaaaattgaatTTTACATGAATACAGGGGTCAACGGATGTCAATTGTCAACATTTGTCTACACAAAATAGATAAGACAGATCCTGATAAATATGAAATTGAGCTACACAGTACGcaaattagaagaaaaataagGGCTTACCTCAACAGAGGCTTTCTTGGCAACATTTGTCCAGTCTTTAGCTGCAACGCCACTTTTCCACTCAAAATCAATAGTCAACTTAACCGGAGGGTTGTGATCAGCAGCAGTAAAGCAAGTGTGATAGTCTGCACCTTCCGCAGTCTCAAAAGAAAAATGCCCCTCGTGAACATTTTCCGCATAGTGATGAGCATGGCTATTCCCTTGTGCAGACGTTACCTAaagcacaaaaaaaaaacagaagaaATCCAGATAATCAAATGTATATTGGAGAACAAGGACAAATTTTCAAACTTTGAGCATATTAAACCATCAGAACAAATCCAAATAATCAAAGGTACACTGGAGAACAAGgacaaattttcaaaatataagtATATGAAACCATCAGAACAAATTGCCTTCAAGACAAATTATACAGTCTTGGCATAAGATGGATCTGAATACAATGAAACTTATACATGATTCATATAGCATAGCCCAACTGATTCGTGATTGAACCATAGTTGACTGATTGCAATTGCATAAAACAATAACCAAACAAAACTTAATTAACTAAGGTTCAGACTTTTCCGTTGACTCTAGAATAAACACAAATCAAGTGGACAAATATTTGACCAACCATAATTTTCAAATGAAGCTTAGCATATCCCCATCAATAACACAACAAAATTCATTGCTTTAACACTaaacatctatatacaaagcTAAAGAAACTTGTAATAGTCTCAAAAAAAATCAGAATTAAAGATTAAACACGTTTAACCTTTAGTGTAAACTCGaaatttctaaattttctttaaaatgagaCTTATATATTTAAGAACTACACAAAAATACCTACAACCTTTTATAGTCTTTTATAATCCTTAATCTAAAAAATACTCATTGACATATAAAGCTCCAATTAAATAAAACCAGTTgctaatttgaaaaataaacataaaccCATTTTTAACCTAGCTAATATAAATCTAcgaaaattacaaaaaaaaaaaaaaaattaccctGACGGTGACTTTGTGCGTATCAGGCAAAGGATGGCCATCATTTGGGTTAACGATGTGATACTTGCCAACAGTCATGGAATGGCCTTTGATTTCTTCAGCTATGCATTTTGTATGACCAGATTCAAGTTCAAATCTTAGAGATTCAATTTGGGTCACAAATATTCCCAATATTAGAAGAAGAAATAGGGGATTACTACTCGAAATCATCATTCTACTGTTGATTGAACaaagaaaaccaaaaaaaaaaagggacaaaattgagagaaaaaaattagCTAGACCGGAGGAGAAGTTGAAGTTGAAGGAAGCTTTGTTTTAGGGAAGAAGACAGGAGGAAGAGATATTGAAGAAAGTCAAAAGACTGGGATTTTTGTATTTGTGTGATCTACTTcccacttttcttttttctccacTTTTTATTAGTGTTGATTCttctttaaattaaaattagaagtGGTAATAACATGATGTGACAACAACTACTTTTATTCAAtagaataataagaagaaagaaaaaagtactagcattatatttttattaatagaaGGGAATGTCAAAAGTGATTAGGTGGTTGACCATCTAAActtttatgtattgatggagGTTTAATTTCTCGTCAAAtagtttttttaatatttttttattctcaatctttaatttaaatt
This window encodes:
- the LOC129887534 gene encoding transmembrane emp24 domain-containing protein p24delta9-like → MMISSSNPLFLLLILGIFVTQIESLRFELESGHTKCIAEEIKGHSMTVGKYHIVNPNDGHPLPDTHKVTVRVTSAQGNSHAHHYAENVHEGHFSFETAEGADYHTCFTAADHNPPVKLTIDFEWKSGVAAKDWTNVAKKASVEAMELELKHMLEIVQGVHDEMFYLREREEEMQELNRDTSYKLAWMTGLSILICLSVAGLQVWHLKTFFEKKKLI